A section of the Triticum dicoccoides isolate Atlit2015 ecotype Zavitan chromosome 7A, WEW_v2.0, whole genome shotgun sequence genome encodes:
- the LOC119329485 gene encoding 40S ribosomal protein S25-2 encodes MAPKKEKAPAASSKPAKSGGGKQKKKKWSKGKQKEKVNNAVLFDQATYDKLLTEVPKYKQITPSVLSERLRINGSLARRAIKDLMERGLIRMVSIHSSQQIFTRATNT; translated from the exons ATG GCACCCAAGAAGGAGAAGGCCCCGGCGGCGTCGTCCAAGCCGGCCAAGTCCGGCGGCggcaagcagaagaagaagaagtggagcAAGGGCAAGCAAAAGGAGAAGGTGAACAACGCGGTGCTGTTCGACCAGGCCACCTACGACAAGCTGCTCACCGAGGTGCCCAAGTACAAGCAGATCACGCCCTCCGTCCTCTCCGAGCGCCTCAGG ATCAATGGGTCTCTGGCTCGCAGGGCTATCAAGGACCTGATGGAGAGGGGACTCATCAGGATGGTGTCAATCCACTCAAGCCAGCAGATCTTCACCAGGGCGACAAACACCTGA